A window from Mangifera indica cultivar Alphonso chromosome 2, CATAS_Mindica_2.1, whole genome shotgun sequence encodes these proteins:
- the LOC123208638 gene encoding laccase-17-like — protein MRPLDTVEKKMGSSLLQSPALIGFLFSFFTLSLFAEPALGITRHYKFDVQLQNVTRLCHTKSIVAVNGQFPGPRIVAREGDQLLIKVVNHVQNNISIHWHGIRQLQSGWADGPAYITQCPIQTGQSYVYNFTIVGQRGTLWWHAHISWLRSTLYGPIIILPKRGVPYPFAKPYREVPIIFGEWFNADTEAIISQALQTGGGPNVSDAYTINGLPGPLYNCSAKDTFKLKAKPGKTYLLRLINAALNDELFFSIANHTVTVVEVDAVYVKPFQTETLLIAPGQTTNILLETKSQDPGAAFFMTARPYVTGRGTFDNTTAAGILEYEKPMNFHSSNSIKKLPLIKPILPPLNDTSFATNFANKLHSLANAQFPANVPKNVNKRFFFIVGLGTSPCSSNQTCQGPNGTMFAASVNNVSFTMPNTALLQSHFFGQSNGIYTPNFPIYPSIQFNYTGIPPNNTMVSNGTKLVVLPYNTSVELILQDTSILGAESHPLHLHGFNFFVVGQGFGNFDPNNDPANFNLFDPIERNTVGVPSGGWVAIRFLADNPGVWFMHCHLEVHTSWGLKMAWIVLDGKLPKQKLLPPPADLPKC, from the exons ATGCGTCCATTAGACACAGTGGAGAAAAAAATGGGTTCTTCACTGCTTCAATCACCAGCCCTCATAGGAttcctcttctcttttttcACTTTGTCTCTGTTTGCTGAGCCTGCACTTGGCATCACTAGGCACTACAAATTTGAT GTCCAATTGCAAAATGTGACACGTCTATGCCATACCAAAAGCATTGTAGCAGTAAATGGGCAATTTCCAGGGCCTCGCATTGTAGCAAGGGAGGGTGATCAGCTCCTAATCAAAGTCGTTAACCATGTCCAGAACAATATCTCCATCCATTg GCATGGCATTCGGCAGCTTCAAAGCGGATGGGCTGATGGACCAGCATATATAACTCAATGCCCCATTCAAACAGGGCAGAGCTATGTGTATAACTTCACCATTGTTGGGCAGAGAGGTACACTGTGGTGGCATGCTCATATATCATGGCTAAGATCAACTCTCTATGGCCCCATCATCATTCTTCCCAAGCGCGGCGTTCCTTACCCCTTTGCTAAACCTTACAGGGAGGTCCCCATCATCTTTG GAGAATGGTTCAATGCAGATACTGAGGCTATCATTAGCCAAGCCCTTCAAACAGGTGGAGGCCCTAATGTGTCAGATGCCTATACCATCAATGGACTTCCAGGGCCTTTATATAACTGCTCAGCTAAAG ATACGTTCAAACTTAAGGCGAAGCCTGGAAAAACCTATCTTCTGCGTTTAATCAATGCTGCACTAAATGACGAGCTCTTCTTCAGCATTGCTAATCATACTGTCACAGTTGTTGAGGTTGATGCCGTTTATGTTAAACCTTTTCAAACTGAAACATTACTCATTGCCCCTGGTCAGACGACAAATATTCTTCTCGAAACAAAATCCCAGGACCCAGGTGCCGCATTTTTTATGACTGCTAGACCTTATGTGACTGGTCGGGGCACTTTCGACAATACAACAGCTGCTGGTATTTTAGAGTATGAAAAGCCAATGAACTTCCATTCAAGCAACTCCATCAAAAAACTTCCACTTATTAAACCAATTTTACCTCCTCTTAACGACACTTCATTTGCTACAAATTTCGCCAATAAACTTCACAGCTTAGCAAATGCACAATTCCCTGCTAATGTGCCCAAAAATGTCAATAAGCGATTCTTTTTCATAGTCGGCCTAGGAACAAGTCCTTGCAGCAGTAACCAAACCTGCCAAGGCCCCAATGGAACCATGTTTGCAGCTTCGGTTAATAATGTCTCTTTTACAATGCCAAACACAGCTCTACTCCAATCTCACTTTTTTGGCCAATCAAATGGAATTTACACCCCCAACTTTCCTATCTATCCatcgattcaatttaattacaCCGGCATCCCACCAAACAATACCATGGTGAGCAATGGAACAAAGTTAGTGGTACTTCCTTATAACACAAGCGTGGAGCTCATTCTGCAGGATACCAGTATACTAGGTGCTGAAAGCCACCCTCTTCATTTGCATGGCTTCAATTTCTTTGTTGTGGGACAAGGTTTTGGAAATTTCGATCCAAACAATGACCCTGCAAACTTCAATCTTTTTGATCCTATTGAACGGAACACCGTTGGCGTGCCATCAGGTGGGTGGGTGGCCATTCGTTTCCTAGCGGACAATCCAG GGGTTTGGTTTATGCATTGCCACCTTGAAGTCCACACCAGCTGGGGTCTTAAAATGGCTTGGATTGTATTAGATGGAAAGCTTCCTAAACAGAAACTCCTTCCTCCACCTGCAGATCTTCCCAAGTGTTAA
- the LOC123208639 gene encoding uncharacterized protein LOC123208639, translated as MKTITGKVLSTSSIPLSKASSILSKFANADTNASPALCAYLRRASVAFNELSQLHKELKSNRKSKTSNSEILAEEEKPTRSVLSNQQTGLPELRESSHGLSNGVESKKKNDKKKERGEFVNGSGIVVVKEKTAKKKRKSGEIEERKEIYSGESPIKKKKKRKTEEHS; from the coding sequence ATGAAGACAATCACAGGAAAGGTTCTCTCTACAAGCTCGATACCCCTCTCCAAAGCCTCCTCCATTCTCTCCAAATTCGCCAATGCTGACACCAACGCCTCACCGGCGCTCTGCGCCTACCTTCGACGTGCTTCTGTTGCTTTTAACGAGTTGTCTCAGCTTCACAAGGAACTCAAATCCAATCGCAAAAGCAAAACTTCCAACTCGGAGATTCTTGCCGAAGAGGAAAAGCCGACCCGAAGTGTCCTCTCTAATCAACAAACCGGTCTTCCCGAGTTGAGAGAATCGAGTCACGGGCTAAGCAACGGAGTAGAGAGCAAGAAAAAGAACGATAAGAAGAAGGAAAGAGGTGAGTTTGTTAACGGGAGTGGAATTGTTGTGGTCAAGGAGAAGACAgcgaaaaagaagagaaagagcgGAGAGATTGAGGAGAGAAAGGAAATATATTCAGGAGAATCACcgattaagaagaaaaagaaaagaaaaactgaaGAGCACAGTTAA
- the LOC123206108 gene encoding laccase-17, with amino-acid sequence MGPFCLVLSFSLITLFLLAHPALGITRHYKFDINLQNVTRLCHTKSIVSVNGQFPGPRIVAREGDQLLIKVVNHVQNNISIHWHGIRQLRSGWADGPAYITQCPIQTGHSYVYNFTIVGQRGTLWWHAHISWLRSTLHGPIIILPKRGVPYPFAKPYKEVPVIFGEWFNADTEAIISQALQTGGGPNVSDAYTMNGLPGPLYNCSTKDTFKLKVKPGKIYLLRLINAALNDELFFSIANHTITVVDVDAVYVKPFETEIILIAPGQTTNVLLKTKSHYPSATFFMTARPYVTGQGTFDNSTVAGILEYENPHKFHSSNSKKLQLFKPVLPPLNDTSFATNFTNKLHSLASPQFPANVPQQVDKQFLFTVGLGASPCHSNQTCQGPNGTMFQASINNVSFVMPTTALLQSHFSGQSNGVYTPDFPTYPLIPFNYTGSPPNNTMVSNGTKLVVLPFNTSVELIMQDTSILGAESHPLHLHGFNFFVVGQGFGNFDPNKDPANFNLVDPIERNTVGVPSGGWVAIRFLADNPGVWFMHCHLEVHTSWGLKMAWIVLDGKLPNQKLLPPPADLPKC; translated from the exons atggGTCCTTTTTGTCTAGTACTTTCCTTCTCTTTAATCACATTGTTTCTGCTTGCTCACCCGGCACTTGGAATCACAAGGCACTACAAGTTTGAT ATCAACTTGCAAAATGTGACGCGTCTGTGCCACACCAAGAGTATTGTATCTGTAAATGGGCAGTTTCCAGGGCCTCGCATTGTTGCAAGAGAGGGTGACCAGCTTCTTATCAAAGTCGTTAACCATGTCCAAAACAATATTTCCATCCATTG GCATGGCATCCGGCAGCTTCGAAGCGGATGGGCTGATGGACCAGCATATATAACACAATGCCCTATTCAAACAGGGCACAGCTATGTGTATAACTTTACCATTGTTGGGCAGAGAGGTACTCTGTGGTGGCATGCTCATATATCATGGCTAAGATCAACTCTCCATGGTCCCATCATCATCCTTCCCAAGCGCGGCGTTCCTTATCCCTTTGCTAAACCTTACAAGGAAGTCCCCGTCATCTTTG GAGAATGGTTCAATGCAGATACTGAGGCTATTATTAGCCAAGCTCTTCAAACAGGTGGAGGCCCAAATGTATCTGATGCCTATACCATGAATGGACTTCCAGGACCTTTATATAACTGCTCCACTAAAG ATACATTCAAGCTGAAGGTGAAACCTGGAAAAATTTACCTTCTCCGTTTAATCAATGCTGCACTCAACGACGAGCTCTTCTTTAGCATAGCAAACCACACGATTACAGTTGTGGATGTGGATGCTGTTTATGTGAAACCTTTTGAGACTGAAATTATACTGATTGCTCCTGGACAAACAACAAATGTTCTTCTGAAAACCAAATCCCATTACCCAAGTGCAACATTTTTCATGACTGCTAGACCTTATGTAACTGGCCAAGGCACTTTCGACAATTCAACTGTTGCTGGTATTTTAGAATATGAAAACCCACATAAATTTCATTCTTCCAACTCCAAAAAGCTTCAACTCTTTAAACCAGTTCTGCCTCCTCTCAATGACACATCTTTTGCCACAAATTTCACTAATAAACTTCATAGTTTGGCAAGTCCACAATTCCCTGCCAATGTGCCCCAACAGGTTGACAAGCAATTCCTCTTCACTGTGGGCTTGGGAGCAAGTCCCTGCCACAGCAACCAAACTTGCCAAGGCCCTAATGGAACCATGTTTCAGGCTTCTATCAATAATGTGTCCTTTGTAATGCCAACCACAGCTCTACTCCAATCTCATTTTTCCGGCCAATCAAACGGTGTTTACACTCCTGATTTTCCTACTTATCCGTTGATTCCATTCAATTACACGGGTAGCCCACCGAATAATACTATGGTAAGCAATGGAACAAAGTTAGTGGTGCTTCCTTTTAATACTAGTGTGGAGCTAATTATGCAGGACACAAGCATACTAGGTGCTGAAAGCCACCCTCTTCACTTGCATGGTTTCAATTTCTTCGTTGTTGGTCAAGGTTTCGGAAACTTCGACCCGAATAAGGACCCTGCAAACTTCAATCTTGTTGACCCTATTGAAAGGAACACAGTAGGCGTGCCTTCGGGCGGATGGGTGGCAATCCGGTTTCTTGCAGACAATCCTG GGGTGTGGTTCATGCACTGCCACCTGGAAGTTCACACCAGCTGGGGTTTGAAGATGGCCTGGATTGTCTTAGATGGAAAGCTTCCCAATCAGAAGCTACTTCCTCCACCAGCTGATCTTCCCAAGTGTTAA